Proteins encoded in a region of the Cupriavidus pauculus genome:
- a CDS encoding disulfide bond formation protein B — protein sequence MQANSRAYFLLIAFLSFGAVAFAVYLQMAEGYQPCPLCIMQRFAFLGIGIFSLLAVVAQNTRTLWQGLGMLSGVAGIAVAGYHVSLLLNPKASCGIDPLENWVNQLPTARVLPQLFYSDGLCTAELPPILGLSIPAWSLIWLVSLTLTLAVGLIRREKHFR from the coding sequence ATGCAAGCCAATTCCCGAGCTTACTTTCTGCTGATCGCGTTCCTTTCTTTCGGCGCGGTCGCGTTCGCCGTTTACCTGCAGATGGCCGAGGGCTACCAGCCCTGTCCGCTCTGCATCATGCAGCGCTTTGCGTTCCTCGGTATCGGCATCTTCTCGCTGCTCGCGGTCGTCGCGCAGAACACGCGCACGCTGTGGCAGGGGCTCGGCATGCTGTCGGGCGTCGCGGGCATCGCGGTGGCGGGGTATCACGTGTCGCTGTTGCTGAACCCGAAGGCATCGTGCGGTATCGATCCGCTCGAGAACTGGGTCAACCAGCTGCCGACCGCGCGGGTGCTGCCGCAGCTGTTCTACTCGGATGGCCTCTGCACGGCGGAATTGCCGCCGATTCTGGGGCTGTCGATTCCGGCGTGGTCGTTGATCTGGCTTGTGAGTCTGACGCTGACTCTCGCGGTCGGCCTGATTCGCCGCGAAAAGCATTTCCGGTAA
- the oxlT gene encoding oxalate/formate MFS antiporter, with translation MRTVAEGAALPASQALPLARTRWIQLLLGLACMMAISSPQYVWTLFTKPLSAKLGVPLSELQITFSMLIVLQTFFSPFQGALIERFGPRRLIALGTVLAGLSWVLASQAQTVGMLYLSYGIVGGLGTGIVYVGVVGQMVRWFPDRRGFAVGMVAAGYGMGAIVTTFPIAASLAGKGLESTLWQFGLLFAAIGFVASQGLRAPAAGDVLPAASSQVTSNVADVPTRTMLKTPLFYLLFAMMTMMSTSGLMVTSQMAAFAKDFGVSNAVVFGMAALPLALTIDRLTNGLTRPLFGWVSDKWGRENTMCFAFALEAVAMTLWLLTRENAVLFVLLSGVVFLGWGEIFSLFPSTLTDTFGTKYATTNYGWLYISQGIGSIFGGPLAALMHERMGSWMPVFGVAIALDIITAVLAIAILKPWRRRYLSAQTAA, from the coding sequence ATGCGTACCGTTGCTGAAGGTGCGGCGCTTCCGGCGTCGCAGGCATTGCCGCTGGCGCGCACGCGCTGGATACAGTTGTTGCTGGGCCTCGCCTGCATGATGGCGATCTCGAGCCCGCAATACGTCTGGACGCTGTTCACCAAGCCGCTCTCGGCCAAGCTTGGCGTGCCGCTGTCCGAATTGCAGATCACGTTCTCGATGCTGATCGTGCTGCAGACGTTCTTTTCGCCGTTCCAGGGCGCGCTGATCGAGCGCTTCGGCCCACGCCGGCTGATCGCGCTCGGCACGGTGCTCGCGGGCCTCAGCTGGGTGCTCGCTTCGCAGGCGCAGACCGTGGGCATGCTGTATCTGAGCTATGGCATCGTGGGCGGCCTCGGTACCGGCATCGTCTACGTCGGCGTGGTCGGCCAGATGGTGCGCTGGTTCCCCGATCGCCGCGGGTTTGCGGTGGGCATGGTCGCGGCCGGCTATGGCATGGGCGCGATCGTGACGACGTTCCCGATTGCGGCATCGCTGGCCGGCAAGGGCCTCGAGTCCACGCTGTGGCAGTTCGGCCTGCTGTTCGCGGCGATCGGTTTCGTCGCCTCGCAGGGGCTTCGCGCGCCGGCTGCCGGCGACGTGCTGCCGGCAGCGTCGTCGCAGGTGACGTCCAACGTCGCGGACGTGCCGACGCGCACGATGCTGAAGACGCCGCTGTTCTATCTGCTGTTCGCGATGATGACGATGATGTCGACGTCGGGCCTGATGGTCACGTCGCAGATGGCCGCGTTCGCCAAGGACTTCGGCGTGTCCAACGCCGTGGTGTTCGGCATGGCCGCGCTGCCGCTCGCGCTGACCATCGACCGCCTGACCAACGGGCTGACGCGGCCGCTGTTCGGCTGGGTCTCGGACAAGTGGGGGCGCGAAAACACGATGTGCTTCGCGTTTGCACTGGAAGCCGTGGCCATGACGCTGTGGCTGCTGACGCGCGAGAACGCGGTGCTGTTCGTGCTGCTGTCGGGCGTGGTGTTCCTCGGCTGGGGCGAAATCTTCTCGCTGTTCCCGTCGACGCTGACCGATACCTTCGGCACGAAGTACGCCACGACGAATTACGGCTGGCTCTATATCTCGCAGGGCATCGGCTCGATTTTCGGCGGTCCGCTCGCGGCGCTGATGCACGAGCGCATGGGCAGCTGGATGCCGGTGTTCGGCGTGGCCATCGCGCTCGACATCATCACGGCCGTGCTGGCGATCGCCATCCTCAAGCCGTGGCGCCGCCGGTATCTGTCGGCGCAGACGGCAGCGTGA
- a CDS encoding gamma-glutamyltransferase family protein, giving the protein MAVAPHALAAQSAAAILREGGNAVEAMVAAAATIAVVYPHMNSIGGDGFWLIGRPGEAPRGLEACGAAAGAATIARYREAGFDRVPTRGGMAANTVAGTISGWHAALEWSREALGGRLPRTRLLADAIAYARDGVPMTQSQAACVALKADELHDMPGFAATFLSRGLPKAGQRFRQPRLAATLEQLAQAGFDDFYRGDLARTLAGELGDVGSPLSLADLQAHRAVWKTPLALAHSRGTVYNMPPPTQGLVSLLILGQLDRLAPDNGLGTDPNGPAFVHACVEATKQAFRVRDRHITDPAYMEVDVRDLLAPPWLDAAAARIRPDAVLPWGEGMGPADTVWMGAIDRNGVAVSFIQSIYHEFGSGIVLPVSGVNWQNRGCSFSLDAEARNPLMPGRKPFHTLNPAMARLNDGRTLVYGNMGGDGQPQSQSAVFSRIVHYGMHPQAAIDAPRWLLGRTWGQTSDTLKLESRFPEATQHALRALGHDVEILLPYDETMGHAGAIVLGADGLYEGGSDPRSDGAAVGW; this is encoded by the coding sequence ATGGCCGTTGCCCCGCACGCGCTGGCCGCGCAGAGCGCGGCGGCCATTCTGCGCGAGGGCGGCAATGCCGTGGAGGCGATGGTCGCCGCGGCGGCAACCATCGCGGTGGTCTACCCGCACATGAACAGCATCGGCGGCGACGGCTTCTGGCTGATCGGACGGCCGGGCGAGGCGCCGCGCGGGCTCGAGGCCTGCGGCGCGGCCGCGGGCGCGGCGACCATCGCGCGCTATCGGGAGGCGGGCTTCGACCGTGTGCCCACGCGCGGCGGCATGGCCGCGAATACCGTGGCGGGCACCATTTCCGGCTGGCATGCCGCGCTCGAATGGTCGCGCGAAGCGCTCGGCGGACGCCTGCCGCGCACGCGCCTGCTGGCCGACGCCATCGCCTATGCGCGCGATGGCGTGCCGATGACGCAAAGCCAGGCCGCATGCGTCGCGCTCAAGGCGGACGAATTGCACGATATGCCGGGGTTTGCGGCGACGTTCCTGTCGCGCGGGCTGCCGAAGGCGGGCCAGCGTTTCCGGCAGCCGCGCCTTGCCGCCACGCTCGAGCAGCTTGCGCAGGCGGGCTTCGACGATTTCTATCGCGGCGACCTGGCGCGCACGCTCGCCGGCGAACTCGGCGACGTGGGCAGCCCGCTGTCGCTGGCCGACCTGCAGGCGCATCGCGCGGTCTGGAAGACGCCGCTCGCGCTCGCGCATTCGCGCGGCACGGTCTACAACATGCCGCCGCCCACGCAGGGCCTCGTGTCGCTGCTGATTCTCGGGCAACTCGACCGGCTCGCGCCTGACAACGGCCTGGGCACGGACCCCAACGGTCCGGCCTTCGTGCATGCATGCGTGGAGGCCACCAAGCAGGCGTTCCGCGTGCGCGACCGCCATATCACCGACCCCGCCTATATGGAGGTCGACGTGCGCGATCTGCTCGCGCCGCCGTGGCTCGATGCCGCGGCCGCGCGCATCCGTCCCGATGCGGTGCTGCCGTGGGGCGAGGGCATGGGGCCGGCCGACACCGTGTGGATGGGCGCGATCGATCGCAACGGCGTGGCCGTCAGCTTTATCCAGAGCATCTATCACGAGTTCGGCAGCGGCATCGTGCTGCCGGTCTCCGGCGTCAACTGGCAGAACCGCGGTTGCAGCTTCTCTCTCGATGCAGAGGCGCGCAATCCGCTGATGCCGGGGCGCAAGCCGTTCCACACGCTGAACCCCGCCATGGCGCGGCTGAACGACGGCCGCACGCTCGTCTACGGAAACATGGGCGGCGACGGCCAGCCGCAATCGCAGTCGGCCGTGTTCTCGCGCATCGTCCATTACGGCATGCATCCGCAGGCCGCGATCGATGCGCCGCGCTGGCTGCTCGGCCGCACGTGGGGCCAGACCAGCGACACGCTCAAGCTCGAGTCACGCTTTCCCGAGGCCACGCAGCACGCGCTGCGCGCGCTGGGGCACGACGTGGAGATCCTGCTGCCGTACGACGAGACGATGGGCCATGCGGGCGCGATCGTGCTCGGCGCCGATGGGCTCTACGAGGGCGGCAGCGATCCGCGCAGCGACGGCGCGGCCGTGGGGTGGTAG
- a CDS encoding GntR family transcriptional regulator, whose product MTARADRPSRSHAAYQSLRDDIFAFRLLPGDRFTENDVAERLGISRTPVREALLRLQGDGLVRGYYRNGWEVVPLDLARFEALYELRTMLETHAVMRLCGGGASDDAAVAKLVAELGAIWRVPVAERLDDGQRVAELDEAFHLSIVHAAGNPEAAAVHQQVTDRIRIIRRLDFAFGTRIALTYDEHGAILAALDARDGARAVALLSAHIEDGRAEVSRLTTERLEQARTSLVRPEGANAPARRRRFG is encoded by the coding sequence ATGACCGCGCGCGCCGACCGGCCGTCGCGTTCGCACGCGGCCTACCAGAGCCTGCGCGACGATATCTTCGCGTTCCGGCTGCTGCCCGGCGACCGCTTTACCGAGAACGATGTGGCCGAACGGCTCGGCATCTCGCGCACGCCCGTGCGCGAGGCGCTGCTGCGGTTGCAGGGCGATGGCCTCGTGCGTGGCTATTACCGCAATGGCTGGGAGGTGGTGCCGCTCGACCTGGCGCGCTTCGAGGCCCTGTACGAGCTGCGCACGATGCTGGAGACACATGCGGTCATGCGCCTATGCGGTGGCGGGGCGTCGGACGACGCCGCGGTCGCGAAGCTTGTGGCCGAGCTCGGTGCGATCTGGCGCGTGCCGGTGGCCGAACGGCTCGACGACGGCCAGCGCGTGGCCGAGCTCGACGAGGCGTTTCATCTGTCGATCGTCCATGCGGCCGGCAACCCCGAGGCCGCGGCCGTGCATCAGCAGGTGACGGACCGCATCCGCATCATCCGACGGCTCGACTTTGCGTTCGGCACGCGCATCGCGCTGACCTACGACGAACATGGCGCGATTCTCGCCGCGCTGGACGCGCGCGATGGCGCGCGGGCGGTCGCGCTGCTGTCCGCGCATATCGAGGATGGCCGCGCCGAAGTGAGCCGCCTGACGACGGAACGGCTCGAGCAGGCCCGCACCAGCCTTGTGCGGCCCGAAGGCGCGAACGCACCTGCACGGCGCAGGCGTTTCGGCTGA
- the radA gene encoding DNA repair protein RadA, which translates to MAKIKTVYTCTECGGTTPRWQGQCPHCQQWNTLVESVADTGSTAARRFQPLAASAVVRKLSEIDAADVPRFSSGIDEFDRVLGGGLVAGGVVLIGGDPGIGKSTLLLQALANLAGERRVLYVSGEESGAQIALRAQRLGVESPSLGLLPEIQLEKIQAALDAEKPEVAVIDSIQTLYSEALTSAPGSVAQVRECAAQLTRIAKSSGITIILVGHVTKEGSLAGPRVLEHIVDTVLYFEGDTHSSHRLIRAFKNRFGAVNELGVFAMTEKGLRGISNPSALFLSQHEESVPGSCVLVTQEGTRPLLVEVQALVDAAGSPNPRRLAVGLEQNRLAMLLAVLHRHAGIACFDQDVFLNAVGGVKITEPAADLAVLLSIHSSMRNKPLPRGLVVFGEVGLAGEIRPSPRGQERLKEAAKLGFTVAVIPKANAPKQAIDGLEVIAVERIEQAIDRVRHLE; encoded by the coding sequence TTGGCCAAGATCAAGACTGTCTACACATGCACGGAATGCGGCGGCACCACGCCGCGCTGGCAGGGCCAGTGCCCGCATTGCCAGCAATGGAACACGCTGGTCGAGAGCGTGGCCGATACGGGCTCCACGGCCGCGCGCCGGTTTCAGCCGCTGGCGGCCTCGGCCGTCGTGCGCAAGCTGTCCGAGATCGATGCGGCCGATGTGCCGCGTTTCTCGAGCGGGATCGATGAATTCGACCGCGTGCTCGGCGGCGGCCTCGTGGCCGGCGGCGTGGTGCTGATCGGCGGCGATCCCGGTATCGGCAAATCGACGCTGCTGCTGCAGGCGCTGGCCAATCTGGCCGGCGAGCGCCGCGTGCTTTATGTGAGCGGCGAGGAATCGGGCGCGCAGATCGCGCTGCGCGCGCAGCGGCTGGGCGTGGAAAGCCCGTCCCTGGGACTGCTGCCCGAGATCCAGCTGGAGAAGATCCAGGCCGCGCTGGATGCGGAGAAGCCCGAAGTGGCGGTGATCGACTCGATCCAGACGCTGTATTCGGAGGCGCTGACCTCGGCACCGGGCTCGGTGGCGCAGGTGCGCGAATGCGCGGCGCAGCTGACGCGCATTGCCAAGAGCAGCGGCATCACGATCATCCTCGTCGGCCACGTGACCAAGGAGGGCAGCCTCGCCGGTCCGCGCGTGCTCGAGCATATCGTCGATACGGTGCTGTATTTCGAAGGGGACACGCATTCCTCGCACCGGTTGATCCGCGCGTTCAAGAACCGCTTTGGCGCGGTCAACGAACTGGGCGTGTTCGCGATGACGGAGAAGGGACTGCGCGGCATCAGCAATCCGTCCGCGCTGTTCCTGTCGCAGCATGAGGAATCGGTGCCCGGCTCGTGCGTGCTCGTGACGCAGGAGGGCACGCGTCCGCTGCTGGTGGAGGTGCAGGCGCTGGTGGACGCCGCGGGCTCGCCGAATCCGCGGCGGCTGGCGGTCGGTCTGGAGCAGAACCGGCTGGCGATGCTGCTGGCCGTGCTGCACCGGCATGCGGGCATCGCGTGTTTCGATCAGGACGTGTTCCTCAACGCGGTGGGCGGGGTGAAGATCACCGAGCCGGCCGCCGACCTGGCCGTGCTGCTGTCGATCCATTCGTCGATGCGCAACAAGCCGTTGCCGCGCGGCCTCGTCGTGTTCGGCGAGGTCGGGCTGGCCGGCGAGATTCGTCCGAGCCCGCGCGGGCAGGAGCGCCTGAAGGAAGCGGCCAAGCTCGGTTTCACGGTGGCCGTGATTCCGAAGGCCAACGCGCCGAAGCAGGCCATCGACGGGCTCGAGGTGATCGCGGTGGAGCGCATCGAGCAGGCGATCGACCGCGTGCGGCACCTCGAATAA
- the alr gene encoding alanine racemase gives MPRPIQAVIHQPALANNLEVVRGRAPGARVWAVVKANAYGHGIRRAFAGLRGADGFGLLDLNEAVLLRDLGWQGPILLLEGFFQPQDVALIEQYRLTTAVHNEEQLRMLEVARPRGPLALQLKLNTGMNRLGFRPAQYRTAWERARTMSCVGSIVHMTHFSDADGPRGIAHQIEAFDAATANLPGEASLSNSAAVLWHPEAHRAWVRPGVILYGASPSGRSADIADTGLQPAMSLHSELIAVQDLQVGETVGYGSLYTAERPMRIGVVACGYADGYPRHASGWGELRAPVLVDGVRTELVGRVSMDMLCVDLTPCPKARVGSPVTLWGHGLPIDDVAAASGTVGYELMCALAPRVPTTVATITGAPEA, from the coding sequence ATGCCAAGACCCATCCAAGCTGTTATCCACCAGCCCGCCCTCGCCAACAACCTCGAGGTCGTGCGCGGCCGCGCGCCCGGTGCGCGCGTCTGGGCCGTGGTCAAGGCCAATGCTTACGGACACGGCATTCGCCGGGCGTTCGCGGGCCTGCGGGGCGCCGACGGGTTCGGGCTGCTGGACCTCAACGAGGCCGTTCTGCTGCGCGACCTGGGCTGGCAGGGCCCGATCCTGCTGCTCGAGGGCTTCTTCCAGCCGCAGGACGTGGCCCTGATCGAGCAGTACCGGCTGACCACGGCCGTCCATAACGAAGAGCAGCTGCGCATGCTCGAAGTCGCGCGCCCCAGGGGGCCGCTGGCGCTGCAGCTGAAGCTCAATACGGGCATGAACCGGCTCGGCTTCCGCCCGGCGCAGTACCGCACCGCGTGGGAGCGCGCGCGCACGATGTCGTGCGTGGGCAGCATCGTCCATATGACCCATTTCTCGGACGCGGACGGCCCGCGCGGTATCGCCCACCAGATCGAGGCGTTCGACGCCGCCACGGCGAACCTGCCGGGCGAGGCCAGCCTGTCCAATTCGGCGGCCGTGCTGTGGCACCCCGAGGCGCACCGCGCCTGGGTGCGGCCCGGTGTGATCCTTTATGGTGCCTCGCCGAGCGGCCGCTCGGCCGATATCGCCGACACCGGATTGCAGCCCGCGATGTCGTTGCATAGCGAGCTGATCGCCGTGCAGGACCTGCAGGTCGGCGAGACCGTCGGCTATGGCTCCCTGTATACAGCGGAGCGGCCGATGCGGATCGGCGTGGTCGCGTGCGGGTATGCCGACGGCTACCCGCGCCACGCCAGCGGCTGGGGCGAACTACGCGCGCCGGTGCTCGTCGATGGCGTGCGCACCGAACTCGTGGGCCGCGTGTCGATGGATATGCTGTGCGTGGACCTGACGCCGTGCCCGAAGGCGCGCGTCGGTTCGCCGGTCACGCTGTGGGGTCACGGGCTGCCGATCGACGACGTGGCCGCGGCCAGCGGCACGGTCGGCTACGAGCTGATGTGCGCGCTGGCGCCGCGCGTCCCGACGACTGTCGCCACCATTACCGGTGCGCCGGAAGCTTAA
- the lplT gene encoding lysophospholipid transporter LplT, giving the protein MKKGFYTIMAAQFFSSLADNALLIAAIALLTELHSPQWMTPLLKLFFVLSYVVLAAFVGAFADSMPKGRVMLITNAIKIVGCAIMMFGLHPLLAYGIVGFGAAAYSPAKYGILTELLPPEKLVMANGWIEGLTVGSIILGTVVGGALISVHVSDILLRLDVPYIDTGINTPAEAAMVVIMLCYLIASIFNVFIPDTGARYPAQEKNPIKLIAEFGDCFVALWRDKLGQISLAVTTLFWGVGATLQFIVLKWAEHSLGLNLSQGALLQAVVAVGVAVGAILAAARIPLKRSLSVLPFGVAMGATVMLMAFYTKDAMPAVTLDLMGWHMPLYMAIAYVFLAIVGAMSGYFVVPMNALLQHRGHVLLSAGHSIAVQNFNENVSVLLMLCLYALLIKLNCPIGFVIIALGLFICITMYLVMRLHRYNVRTFNSLAMIGEDKHH; this is encoded by the coding sequence ATGAAGAAGGGTTTCTATACCATCATGGCCGCGCAGTTTTTCTCGTCGCTGGCCGACAATGCGCTGCTCATCGCAGCCATCGCCCTTCTTACCGAGTTGCATTCCCCGCAGTGGATGACGCCGCTGCTCAAGCTGTTCTTCGTGCTCTCCTATGTCGTCCTCGCCGCGTTCGTCGGCGCGTTCGCGGATTCGATGCCGAAGGGCCGCGTGATGCTCATCACGAATGCCATCAAGATCGTCGGTTGCGCCATCATGATGTTCGGGTTGCACCCGCTGCTGGCCTACGGGATCGTCGGCTTTGGCGCCGCGGCCTACTCGCCGGCCAAGTACGGCATCCTTACCGAACTGCTGCCCCCCGAGAAACTCGTGATGGCCAACGGCTGGATCGAGGGCCTCACGGTCGGGTCGATCATCCTCGGCACCGTGGTCGGCGGCGCGCTGATCTCGGTGCATGTGTCCGATATCCTGCTGCGCCTCGACGTGCCGTATATCGATACCGGCATCAACACCCCGGCCGAGGCGGCCATGGTCGTGATCATGCTGTGCTACCTGATCGCGTCCATCTTCAATGTCTTTATTCCCGACACCGGCGCGCGCTATCCCGCGCAGGAAAAGAACCCGATCAAGCTGATCGCCGAGTTCGGCGACTGCTTCGTGGCGCTGTGGCGCGACAAGCTGGGCCAGATCTCGCTGGCCGTGACCACGCTGTTCTGGGGGGTGGGTGCCACGCTCCAGTTCATCGTGCTCAAGTGGGCCGAGCATTCGCTGGGGCTCAACCTGTCGCAGGGAGCGCTGTTGCAGGCCGTGGTGGCTGTCGGTGTGGCCGTCGGCGCGATTCTCGCGGCCGCGCGCATTCCGCTCAAGCGGTCGCTGTCGGTGCTGCCGTTCGGCGTGGCCATGGGTGCCACCGTGATGCTGATGGCGTTCTACACGAAGGACGCGATGCCGGCCGTGACCCTCGACCTGATGGGCTGGCACATGCCGCTGTATATGGCCATCGCCTATGTGTTCCTGGCGATCGTCGGGGCGATGTCCGGTTACTTCGTGGTGCCGATGAACGCGCTGCTCCAGCACCGCGGGCACGTGCTGCTGTCGGCGGGCCACTCGATCGCGGTGCAGAACTTCAACGAGAATGTGTCGGTGCTGCTGATGCTGTGCCTGTATGCGCTGCTTATCAAGCTCAACTGCCCGATCGGTTTCGTGATCATCGCGCTGGGCCTGTTTATCTGCATCACGATGTACCTGGTGATGCGGCTCCACCGCTATAACGTGCGCACGTTCAATTCGCTGGCGATGATCGGCGAGGACAAGCACCACTGA
- a CDS encoding DUF1853 family protein: protein MRELKPDLAHALSPGGPALAGPDGVGEVWPLWRYAASQRVRDLAWCSLAPPLLSRLPMAEPAFHLAHWPAESRAAWVRWLAAADPATLPETIAELADQRGAGERLAGGSARGAGHGARAANRSLRLGRHAERLLQFALSHAPGLELLAANVPVRHRHDHGIRTLGELDFVWRDPVRDEVVHWEMATKFYLHVDTGAATPCLRAFVGPNLVDRLGDKLEHIVRRQLPLGDTPEARAALGRGIDRGEVYLLGWLFYRDGVLPPGLDALGIAPDHLRGWWSTLDAWAARAAARPASRWCRLSRADWLSAMRVDVAAPAGELVFEEVSALRAALATRFDDPDPEQSWRREAPVMLCELAPAGPHGHEGWIEISRGFVVPEGWEARAVERVGRP, encoded by the coding sequence GTGCGGGAGCTCAAGCCTGACCTCGCGCATGCCCTGAGCCCCGGCGGACCGGCACTGGCCGGACCCGACGGGGTGGGCGAGGTGTGGCCGCTGTGGCGCTACGCGGCGTCGCAGCGGGTGCGGGATCTGGCATGGTGCTCGCTGGCACCGCCGCTGCTGTCGCGCCTGCCCATGGCCGAGCCTGCCTTTCATCTGGCGCATTGGCCCGCCGAATCCCGCGCCGCGTGGGTTCGCTGGCTCGCCGCGGCCGATCCGGCCACGCTGCCCGAAACCATCGCCGAACTCGCGGACCAGCGCGGGGCCGGGGAGCGCCTCGCGGGCGGCAGCGCGCGGGGAGCCGGGCACGGCGCGCGTGCCGCCAACCGCAGCCTGCGGCTCGGCCGCCATGCCGAGCGGCTGCTCCAGTTTGCGCTGTCCCATGCCCCGGGCCTCGAACTGCTCGCCGCCAACGTGCCCGTGCGGCATCGTCACGATCACGGTATCCGTACGCTGGGCGAGCTGGACTTCGTCTGGCGCGACCCCGTGCGCGACGAAGTGGTGCATTGGGAAATGGCCACCAAGTTCTACCTGCATGTGGACACGGGTGCGGCGACGCCGTGCCTTCGGGCCTTTGTCGGCCCGAACCTCGTGGACCGCCTTGGCGACAAGCTCGAGCATATCGTCCGGCGGCAGCTGCCGCTTGGCGACACCCCGGAAGCGCGTGCGGCGCTGGGCCGCGGGATCGACCGCGGCGAGGTCTATCTGCTGGGCTGGCTGTTCTATCGAGATGGGGTATTGCCACCGGGCCTCGACGCGCTCGGCATCGCGCCCGATCATCTGCGCGGCTGGTGGTCGACGCTCGATGCGTGGGCCGCGCGGGCGGCGGCACGACCCGCCTCGCGCTGGTGCCGGCTGTCGCGCGCGGACTGGCTGTCCGCCATGCGGGTGGACGTTGCGGCGCCGGCCGGCGAACTCGTGTTCGAGGAGGTTTCAGCGCTGCGGGCCGCGCTGGCCACGCGGTTCGACGATCCGGATCCGGAGCAAAGCTGGCGGCGGGAGGCGCCCGTCATGCTGTGCGAACTCGCCCCCGCCGGCCCGCATGGGCACGAGGGGTGGATCGAGATTTCGCGGGGATTCGTCGTGCCGGAAGGCTGGGAAGCGCGGGCCGTGGAGCGCGTGGGGCGCCCGTAG
- a CDS encoding uracil-DNA glycosylase: protein MKENVVDRRAQFLEVLGIRTEWLPKGMPKGMPKGMPVGAATSAREAVQADNVAQPVPMADAGPRGAAHQPIPEDAPAVARVSPVVPQRAAEIAAMDWAALEASVSGCTACGLCESRTNTVLGVGDRAAEWMLVGEAPGQNEDLQGEPFVGQAGKLLDNMLGALNLARGHNVFIANVLKCRPPENRDPAPNEVEQCEPYLRRQIALIRPKVIVVLGRFAAQSLLRTTTPIGKLRGTVHEYEGIPVVVTYHPAYLLRTLTDKARAWEDLCLAREVHDRAGAQA, encoded by the coding sequence ATGAAGGAGAACGTGGTGGACCGTCGTGCGCAGTTTCTGGAGGTGCTTGGGATTCGCACCGAGTGGCTGCCGAAGGGGATGCCGAAGGGGATGCCGAAGGGGATGCCGGTTGGGGCAGCAACATCTGCGCGCGAGGCCGTGCAGGCCGACAACGTCGCGCAGCCCGTGCCGATGGCGGACGCCGGGCCGCGCGGTGCGGCACACCAGCCCATCCCCGAGGACGCGCCCGCGGTGGCGCGAGTCAGCCCGGTCGTGCCGCAGCGCGCGGCGGAGATCGCGGCCATGGACTGGGCCGCGCTCGAGGCGAGCGTGTCCGGCTGCACGGCCTGCGGCCTGTGCGAGTCCCGCACGAATACCGTGCTCGGCGTGGGCGACCGCGCCGCCGAATGGATGCTCGTGGGCGAGGCCCCGGGCCAGAACGAGGACCTGCAGGGCGAGCCGTTCGTCGGCCAGGCCGGCAAGCTGCTCGACAATATGCTCGGCGCGCTGAACCTCGCGCGCGGGCACAACGTGTTCATTGCCAATGTCCTCAAGTGCCGGCCGCCCGAGAATCGCGACCCCGCGCCGAACGAGGTCGAGCAATGCGAGCCTTATCTGCGCCGGCAGATCGCGCTGATCCGGCCGAAGGTCATCGTCGTGCTGGGCCGGTTTGCCGCGCAGTCCCTGCTGCGCACGACCACGCCGATCGGCAAGCTGCGTGGCACGGTGCACGAATACGAGGGCATTCCGGTCGTGGTGACCTATCACCCGGCCTACCTGCTGCGCACGCTGACCGACAAGGCACGCGCGTGGGAGGATCTGTGCCTGGCACGCGAGGTCCACGATCGTGCGGGAGCTCAAGCCTGA
- the rimI gene encoding ribosomal protein S18-alanine N-acetyltransferase: MSAALQPFADGAWPDVPVMPVLPDGWRLGRMSALDLSAVAEIEQRAYSHPWTRGNFENSLKAGHLGLTMRDPTHALVGYAVLMPVVDEMHLLNITIDPRRQRQGLGRMLLGVALATSHDHRLFTMLLEVRPSNTGAITLYQEAGFVEIGRRRGYYPAAAQGREDALVMRRSWQGEEAAP; encoded by the coding sequence GTGAGTGCCGCGCTCCAGCCGTTTGCCGATGGCGCCTGGCCCGATGTGCCGGTCATGCCCGTGCTGCCGGACGGCTGGCGGCTGGGGCGGATGAGCGCGCTGGATCTGTCGGCGGTGGCAGAGATCGAGCAGCGGGCCTATAGCCATCCGTGGACGCGCGGCAATTTCGAGAATTCGCTCAAGGCGGGCCATCTGGGCCTGACGATGCGCGATCCGACGCATGCGCTCGTCGGCTATGCGGTGCTGATGCCCGTGGTCGATGAGATGCATCTGCTCAATATCACGATCGATCCGCGGCGCCAGCGGCAGGGGCTGGGCCGCATGCTGCTGGGCGTGGCGCTTGCCACGTCGCACGATCATCGGCTTTTTACGATGCTGCTCGAGGTGCGGCCTTCGAATACCGGGGCCATTACGTTGTATCAGGAAGCCGGGTTTGTGGAGATTGGCCGCCGGCGCGGGTACTATCCGGCCGCGGCGCAGGGGCGCGAGGATGCGCTCGTCATGCGGCGTAGCTGGCAGGGCGAGGAGGCGGCGCCATGA